Sequence from the Strix aluco isolate bStrAlu1 chromosome 16, bStrAlu1.hap1, whole genome shotgun sequence genome:
GAGTGAGTTGTCAACTATTTTAAGGTCATCCTGTTCCTCTGCTTCCCTTTCCAAAATATTAGTGCCAATAGAAGATTTTAGAAAATTTGTGCCTTGACCACAGTCAGTCATTTTGCAGTAGAAGAGCATTGCCCAGATTCATGAGATTCTAGAGACATTTCTACGTCTCCATACTGGAAATGGCTGAGGAAAATGTCAACCAAACAATAACGTTCTTATTAAGAAGATGAGGAATGTTTTCCATGTTCAACTAGGAATTTCATTGTATTTCAGTATGGAGAAATATTTAATTCTCATATTGCCACTGAGATACCTATCCCTTAGATAACACTAGTATAATAGCTCCAGAGTACTGGCCAAACCATGAAATTTAATCCACTGTCTaaataaaactatgaaaaatatcCTGACTGTGGATCAGTCATGTCTATAGTCTTAAACCATGCTTGGATTGCTGCCCTGATAGGTTATAAAGATCACCTATGACATAAACTCAAGGTCTCAGAATGGTGTTAGACAGCAGGGCTCCTTTAAATTATATTGATCCAAGCAAGAATAGCCATAATTTTAGGTTTATAGTACGTGAGGATTTTTTGGACCTGGGCATTAATTTGCATGTCTTATATTTGTTGTCACTGGACAGCTTAGATCATGAGTGTTTGAGGAaccaggggcaggagggagaacaAAACTGAAGTAGATAGCACATTCACCAGAAAGTACCAAAACATAAAAATGGGAACATTCGGacttgaaagaaaggaaagcttttagCTATTATCCTGGTGAGCTTTTGAATCACAGTGCTGACATTAAGCTGTAACAATAGTAATTATCATTACTGGAAGTTGcactggaaggggaaggagagaagattCCCCTCCTGTTATTGGCATCAGCAAATGATAAAACTTGCATCTAGTACCAGTTTTTTAATAGCTAACTCATGGATTCAGCATATGACAATGCAATACTCATAGCAGGGCATTTAAAGCAAGCAGAACGGGAACACCAGTGGTATGATTGTTTCCAGCATCAGGCAACAATCAATTTTGCAAACACTTTGGGCCACCATTTCCCAGCTGAATGGACTACAGAGTAGCTGCAGGTTGTTTGCCTGAAAGGTCACACTAACTGATAGGATGCTCtacctggaaaacatttttaatatttacataatttgcTGGTATTTCAGTACAACCCACCATTTCTCCCTGTCATGCAGAGACCTAATAAAACCTCCGACTTCTCTCATGGTCCTGTTGTACCATTAAATGAGTCCCACCTGCCCAAAGGCTGCTGACTTGTGAGTGGAGGACACTTCACTTTAGCACATCAAAATTTGGAGATAAAAGCTGCCAGTGCTGTACCGTACTGAAAGGTTTGTGTACTCTTGGAAGCTTGCTACCACCATCACTCCTTTGTGTAAAAATTTAAGGAGATGCTACTCTCCAAAGCTTGTAGGAGCTAGTAGGAAAGAACAACCTCTCAAAATACTTGGTCATTTCTCCTATTGCCAGGAGAAGCCTGGAAAAATACCCAAGATACAGCTGTGAGGGGCCCAAAGGTGAATACCACAATACCACCCCCAATGCTCAGGTTTGGTAGCTGACAATAACTTCACATCCTTTTGACTGACAGTTTCCAAAGAAGATGAGTTACATAAAACCTTTAATTTAGTATCAGCCCTATTCTGAACAGCTGTGCTGAAAACAGAGCGATGTTATTGGAAAGTCTCTCCTGAACATTTCTCTTTCACTCCCCATGGTTTCTTAAGCTCACATCATCTTGCAAACATGCACTGTGTTGTTTCAATTCTCACTCCTCTTCACTTTTCTGATCCACAACTTTTTCATGGCATTTTTCACTTCTTCATTTCGGAGGGTGTAAATTAAGGGATTGAGCATAGGCGTAATGATGGTGTAGAACACAGAGACTATCTTGTCTGCtgagaaggtggtggaagggcgCATATAGATGAAAATGCATGGCCCAAAGAACAGAACTACAACAGTGATGTGGGAACTGCATGTAGAGAGTGCTTTGAGACGCGCCTTGGAAGAGTGTGTCCTCAAAGAAACCAAGATAACAGCATAGGAcacaacaagaacaacaaaacagcTCAGGGAAATCCCACCACTATTGACAGCCACAATTACACCAATGATGTAGACGTCAGTGCAGGCCAGCTTCAGTAAAGGGTGAACATCACAGAAGTAATGGTCAATCTCTTTGGGCCCACAAAACGGTAGCCAAATGGCCAGCAAGGTCTGCACCGCTGAGTGTACAAAGCCCCCCACCCAAGAAGCTGCCACCAGCCAGCCACAGACATGCTTGTTCACAATATTTGTGTAATGAGGCGGCTTGCATATAGCAATGCAGCGATCATAGGCCATCACTGCGAGAAGGAAGATCTCAGTGCACCCGAAGAAATGGCATGCAAACAGTTGAGCTATGCAGCCCACAAAAGAGATGGTCTTCTTCTCAACAAGAAGGTCATAAATGAGTTTGGGAGCTGTGACAGTAGAGTAACTGATGTCTACAAAAGACAAGTAGCtc
This genomic interval carries:
- the LOC141930704 gene encoding olfactory receptor 4S2-like, which translates into the protein MENKNNVTEFILHGLTQDKTEAKMCFSLFLIFYAIIILGNLLIITTIKTSEQLNSPMYFFLSYLSFVDISYSTVTAPKLIYDLLVEKKTISFVGCIAQLFACHFFGCTEIFLLAVMAYDRCIAICKPPHYTNIVNKHVCGWLVAASWVGGFVHSAVQTLLAIWLPFCGPKEIDHYFCDVHPLLKLACTDVYIIGVIVAVNSGGISLSCFVVLVVSYAVILVSLRTHSSKARLKALSTCSSHITVVVLFFGPCIFIYMRPSTTFSADKIVSVFYTIITPMLNPLIYTLRNEEVKNAMKKLWIRKVKRSEN